The Xanthomonas sp. CFBP 8443 genome has a window encoding:
- the argC gene encoding N-acetyl-gamma-glutamyl-phosphate reductase, with protein sequence MTTKTYGVGIVGARGHTGAELIKLVAAHPQLQLAFVSSRELAGQRVAEHSSAYQGELRYENLDADAVAAKQADAVVLALPNGKAAPYVAALDAALAADPAAVDPVVVDLSADYRFDPAWYYGLPELTRDRYAGQKRISNPGCYATAMQLAIAPLLDQLAGPPQCFGVSGYSGAGTTPSDKNNPELLRDNLMPYALTDHMHEREVSAQLGVPVEFMPHVAAHFRGITMTVNLWLQQPLALDAIQRRYRERYAGEPLIEVLDEAPWVSRIAGRHGVQIGGFTLAPGNKRLVLVATLDNLLKGAATQAMQNLNLALGLDELTAIPL encoded by the coding sequence ATGACTACCAAGACCTATGGCGTCGGCATCGTCGGCGCGCGCGGCCATACCGGCGCCGAACTGATCAAGCTGGTCGCCGCGCATCCGCAGCTGCAGCTGGCGTTCGTCTCATCGCGCGAGCTGGCCGGTCAGCGCGTGGCCGAGCACAGCAGCGCCTACCAGGGCGAGCTGCGCTACGAGAACCTGGACGCCGACGCGGTCGCGGCCAAGCAGGCCGACGCGGTGGTGCTGGCGCTGCCCAACGGCAAGGCCGCGCCCTACGTCGCCGCACTGGATGCGGCGCTGGCCGCCGATCCGGCCGCGGTCGATCCGGTCGTGGTCGACCTGTCGGCCGACTACCGCTTCGATCCGGCCTGGTACTACGGCCTGCCGGAACTGACCCGCGACCGCTACGCCGGGCAGAAGCGGATCAGCAATCCCGGCTGCTACGCCACCGCGATGCAGCTGGCGATCGCGCCGCTGCTCGACCAGCTGGCCGGCCCGCCGCAGTGCTTCGGCGTGTCCGGCTATTCCGGCGCCGGCACCACGCCGTCGGACAAGAACAACCCGGAGCTGCTGCGCGACAACCTGATGCCGTACGCACTGACCGACCACATGCACGAGCGCGAAGTGTCCGCGCAACTGGGCGTGCCGGTGGAGTTCATGCCGCACGTGGCGGCGCATTTCCGCGGCATCACCATGACCGTGAACCTGTGGCTGCAGCAACCGCTGGCGCTGGACGCGATCCAGCGCCGCTACCGCGAGCGCTACGCCGGCGAACCGCTGATCGAGGTACTCGACGAAGCGCCATGGGTCAGCCGCATCGCCGGCAGGCACGGCGTGCAGATCGGCGGCTTCACCCTGGCCCCGGGCAACAAGCGCCTGGTGCTGGTGGCGACCCTGGACAACCTGCTCAAGGGCGCGGCGACGCAGGCGATGCAGAATCTGAACCTGGCGCTCGGCTTGGACGAGCTGACCGCGATCCCGCTGTGA
- a CDS encoding YciI family protein, translated as MKHYLVLAMRKPSFDEAVVAPHLAFLDALRERGLLALTGGFSDRSGGAYLLQGVDDLAQAQAIVAADPLAIHDCSELTVHEWNTR; from the coding sequence ATGAAGCACTACCTGGTTCTGGCGATGCGCAAACCGAGTTTCGACGAGGCCGTGGTCGCCCCGCACCTGGCCTTCCTCGACGCACTGCGCGAGCGCGGCCTGCTGGCGCTGACCGGCGGTTTCAGCGACCGCAGCGGCGGCGCCTACCTGCTGCAGGGCGTGGACGACCTGGCACAGGCGCAGGCGATCGTGGCGGCCGATCCGCTGGCGATCCACGACTGCTCCGAACTCACCGTCCACGAATGGAACACGCGCTGA
- a CDS encoding glutamate-5-semialdehyde dehydrogenase, which produces MSTIRSQALQCRDAAQALAQLSSAAKQALLEAMAAALDADAETILAANARDLEAARARDVGSAMLDRLALDGTRLAGVAAALREVAALPDPVGQVTRDDVRPNGIRVQKVRVPLGVIAMIYEARPNVTADAAALCIKAGNGVILRGGSEAIRSNTAIAAALRRALREAGIGEDALTLVQDLRRETMLELLQLNDIVDLAIPRGGEGLIRFVAEHARVPVIKHYKGVCHLFVDASADLDLAVKLLVDGKTTRPAACNSLETLLVHADVAARFLPLAAQALQQRGVVLRGDDASRELLPDIDAASDADYAAEFLDLILAIRVVPGLDAAIAHIRHYGSDHTEVIATADAANAEAFVQALRAAVVMVNASSRFSDGGELGLGAEIGISTTRLHAYGPMGLEALTVERFVVRGAGQVRH; this is translated from the coding sequence ATGAGCACGATCCGATCCCAAGCCCTGCAATGCCGCGACGCCGCGCAGGCGTTGGCGCAGTTGTCCTCGGCGGCCAAGCAGGCCTTGCTGGAGGCGATGGCGGCGGCGCTGGACGCGGACGCGGAAACGATCCTCGCCGCCAATGCGCGCGACCTGGAGGCGGCGCGGGCCAGGGACGTCGGCAGCGCGATGCTGGATCGGCTGGCGCTGGACGGCACGCGCCTGGCCGGTGTCGCCGCGGCGCTGCGCGAGGTCGCGGCGCTGCCCGATCCGGTCGGCCAAGTCACCCGCGACGACGTGCGCCCGAACGGCATCCGCGTGCAGAAGGTGCGGGTGCCGCTGGGCGTGATCGCGATGATCTACGAGGCGCGCCCGAACGTCACCGCCGACGCCGCGGCGCTGTGCATCAAGGCCGGCAACGGGGTGATCCTGCGCGGCGGCTCCGAAGCAATCCGTTCCAACACCGCCATCGCCGCGGCGCTGCGGCGCGCGCTGCGCGAGGCCGGAATCGGCGAGGACGCCCTGACCCTGGTGCAGGATCTGCGCCGCGAGACCATGCTGGAACTGCTGCAGCTCAACGACATCGTCGACCTGGCGATCCCGCGCGGCGGCGAGGGTCTGATCCGTTTCGTCGCCGAGCATGCGCGGGTGCCGGTGATCAAGCACTACAAGGGCGTGTGCCATCTGTTCGTGGACGCCTCGGCGGACCTGGACTTGGCGGTGAAGCTGCTGGTGGACGGCAAGACCACGCGTCCGGCCGCCTGCAATTCGCTGGAGACGCTGCTGGTGCACGCCGATGTCGCCGCGCGCTTCCTGCCGCTGGCGGCGCAGGCGCTGCAGCAGCGCGGGGTGGTCTTGCGCGGCGACGACGCCAGCCGCGAATTGCTGCCGGACATCGACGCGGCCAGCGATGCCGACTACGCCGCCGAATTCCTCGACCTGATCCTGGCGATCCGCGTGGTGCCGGGCCTGGACGCGGCGATCGCGCACATCCGCCACTACGGCTCGGACCACACCGAGGTCATCGCCACCGCCGATGCGGCCAATGCCGAGGCATTCGTGCAGGCGCTGCGCGCGGCGGTGGTGATGGTCAACGCGTCTTCGCGCTTCTCCGACGGCGGCGAGCTGGGCCTGGGCGCGGAGATCGGCATCTCCACCACGCGCCTACACGCCTACGGCCCGATGGGGCTGGAAGCGCTGACCGTGGAGCGCTTCGTGGTGCGCGGCGCGGGGCAGGTGCGGCACTGA
- the proB gene encoding glutamate 5-kinase, giving the protein MTPQTPSPFAEQRLPPWRRAVLKVGSSLLAADGGGGLSPRFALGLAQFVSANLAAGRELVIVSSGAVAAGRAILPRAAEAGAAIAARQALAALGQAQLIALWQRFFERPVAQVLLTHDDLRNRRRYLNARATLGELLRLGALPVVNENDTVSVDELKLGDNDNLAAIVAALVDADALFIATDIDGLYTADPRSDPHAQPLDEVTELTAAVLAMAGGSGSSVGTGGMRTKLEAAARAGAAGIETYLFNGRSAEVVRGLAQDRLRGTRIHPARTRIAARKYWLRQVPVEPGAILVDAGAAAALADRGASLLPGGVVGAEGDFRRGDMVEVRLRDAAGERCLARGVSQYSAADVRRIARRHSRDIESILGYNYGENVIHRDDLVVIRDSGLGTRDST; this is encoded by the coding sequence ATGACCCCGCAGACGCCATCGCCCTTCGCCGAGCAACGCCTGCCGCCGTGGCGGCGCGCGGTGCTCAAGGTCGGCAGCAGCCTGCTCGCCGCCGACGGCGGTGGCGGGCTGTCGCCGCGCTTCGCGCTGGGGCTGGCGCAGTTCGTCTCCGCCAACCTGGCGGCCGGGCGCGAACTGGTGATCGTGTCCTCCGGCGCGGTCGCCGCCGGCCGCGCGATTCTGCCGCGCGCCGCCGAAGCCGGCGCGGCGATCGCCGCGCGGCAGGCGCTGGCCGCGCTCGGCCAGGCGCAGCTGATCGCGCTGTGGCAGCGTTTCTTCGAGCGCCCGGTGGCGCAGGTGCTGCTGACCCACGACGACCTGCGCAACCGCCGCCGCTACCTCAACGCGCGCGCCACCCTGGGCGAACTGCTGCGGCTGGGCGCGCTGCCGGTGGTCAACGAGAACGACACCGTGTCGGTGGACGAACTCAAGCTCGGCGACAACGACAACCTGGCCGCGATCGTCGCCGCGCTGGTCGATGCCGACGCGCTGTTCATCGCCACCGACATCGACGGCCTGTACACCGCCGACCCGCGCAGCGATCCGCACGCGCAGCCGCTGGACGAGGTGACCGAACTGACCGCGGCGGTGCTGGCGATGGCCGGCGGCAGCGGCAGCAGCGTCGGCACCGGCGGCATGCGCACCAAGCTGGAGGCCGCGGCCAGGGCCGGCGCCGCCGGCATCGAGACCTACCTGTTCAACGGCCGCAGCGCCGAGGTGGTGCGCGGCCTGGCCCAGGACCGCCTGCGCGGCACCCGCATCCATCCCGCGCGCACCCGCATCGCCGCGCGCAAGTACTGGCTGCGGCAGGTGCCGGTCGAGCCCGGCGCGATCCTGGTCGACGCCGGCGCCGCCGCCGCGCTGGCCGACAGGGGCGCCTCGCTGCTGCCTGGCGGCGTGGTCGGTGCCGAAGGCGATTTCCGCCGCGGCGACATGGTCGAAGTGCGCCTGCGCGACGCCGCCGGCGAACGCTGCCTGGCGCGCGGCGTCAGCCAGTACTCGGCCGCCGACGTGCGCCGCATCGCCCGCCGCCACTCGCGCGACATCGAATCGATCCTGGGGTACAACTATGGGGAGAATGTGATTCACCGCGACGATCTGGTTGTTATTCGGGACTCGGGACTCGGGACTCGGGACTCGACGTAA
- the cydX gene encoding cytochrome bd-I oxidase subunit CydX: protein MWYFAWILGVGLASTAAILNGMWFEAREAATTDAAD, encoded by the coding sequence ATGTGGTATTTCGCCTGGATTCTCGGTGTCGGCCTGGCCTCCACCGCCGCCATCCTCAACGGCATGTGGTTCGAGGCCCGCGAGGCGGCCACCACGGACGCCGCGGACTGA
- the cydB gene encoding cytochrome d ubiquinol oxidase subunit II, whose product MDFIALDYTTLRLIWWLLLGILLIGFAVMDGFDLGVGALLPFVAKNDAERRLVVNTIGPVWEGNQVWLVLGGGAIFAAWPPLYAVSFSGFYLAMFVILFALILRPVGFKFRGKLPSQRWRNGWDWALFIGGFIPALIMGVAVGNVLLGVPFHFDDTLRVFYTGGFFGLLMPFALLAGLLSVSMLVAHGAAMLVLKTDGPVAERAARYGSVAALVACALFAAAGVWVAMGLPGYAVTSQVVTDGATNPLLKTAVLGEVGGWMHNYQTMPLTALAPVAGLLGLLLSALLLHKRRGGLAFIASGTAIAGIILTVGFAIFPFLLPSSSQPGSSLTVWDASSSRLTLWIMLLATVVFLPIIIGYTTWVYRVLKGKVSAASMDENPNAY is encoded by the coding sequence ATGGACTTCATTGCATTGGACTACACCACGCTGCGCCTGATCTGGTGGCTGCTGCTCGGCATCCTGCTGATCGGTTTCGCGGTGATGGACGGTTTCGACCTGGGCGTCGGCGCGCTGCTGCCGTTCGTGGCCAAAAACGACGCCGAACGCCGGCTGGTGGTCAACACCATCGGCCCGGTCTGGGAAGGCAACCAGGTCTGGCTGGTGCTCGGCGGCGGCGCGATCTTCGCCGCCTGGCCACCGCTGTACGCGGTCAGCTTCTCCGGCTTCTACCTGGCCATGTTCGTGATCCTGTTCGCGCTGATCCTGCGTCCGGTCGGGTTCAAGTTCCGCGGCAAGCTGCCCAGCCAGCGCTGGCGCAACGGCTGGGACTGGGCGCTGTTCATCGGCGGCTTCATCCCGGCGCTGATCATGGGCGTGGCGGTGGGCAACGTGCTGCTCGGCGTGCCGTTCCACTTCGACGACACGCTGCGGGTGTTCTACACCGGCGGCTTCTTCGGCCTGCTGATGCCGTTCGCCCTGCTCGCCGGCCTGCTCAGCGTGAGCATGCTGGTGGCGCACGGCGCGGCGATGCTGGTGCTGAAGACCGACGGCCCGGTGGCCGAGCGCGCGGCGCGCTACGGCAGCGTGGCCGCGCTGGTGGCCTGCGCGCTGTTCGCCGCCGCTGGCGTGTGGGTGGCGATGGGTCTGCCCGGCTATGCGGTGACCTCGCAAGTGGTCACCGACGGCGCCACCAACCCGCTGCTGAAGACCGCGGTGCTGGGCGAGGTCGGCGGCTGGATGCACAACTACCAGACGATGCCGCTGACCGCGCTGGCGCCGGTCGCCGGCCTGCTCGGCCTGCTGCTCAGCGCACTGCTGCTGCACAAGCGCCGTGGCGGGCTGGCGTTCATCGCCTCGGGCACGGCCATCGCCGGCATCATCCTGACCGTGGGCTTTGCGATCTTCCCGTTCCTGCTGCCCTCCTCCAGCCAGCCCGGCTCCAGCCTGACCGTGTGGGACGCCTCCAGCAGCCGCCTGACCCTGTGGATCATGCTGCTGGCCACCGTCGTGTTCCTGCCGATCATCATCGGCTACACCACCTGGGTGTACCGGGTGCTGAAGGGCAAGGTCAGCGCCGCGTCGATGGACGAAAACCCCAACGCGTACTGA
- the argH gene encoding argininosuccinate lyase produces MTNLLWQKPGVAVDAKIQAFLAGDDVILDREFFLHDIAASGAHAEGLQRIGILSADELAGLQRELAILAEDFRSGAFVLDERFEDGHSAIEARLTERLGDAGRKIHTGRSRNDQILVATRLWLKERLAQLAQLSREIAKVALDRAQAEQALPLPGYTHIQRAVVSSAGMWWAGWAEAFIDDAIRASDTLRLIDANPLGTAAGYGVNLKLDREHTTAALGFARMQVSPIYAQLSRGKFEMAALEALGSATLDLRRLAWDLSLFTSGEFGFVALPAQYTTGSSIMPNKRNPDVIELMRATHASVAAARTEIEQLLSLPSGYHRDLQSSKGAIFHGFGRGLAALELLPALLANLEWREDRLRAAIDSGMYATDVAVEAALAGVPFREAYQAAAAASDSAGQGRTPEGSLAARVSPGAAADLRLVELQARWQALDA; encoded by the coding sequence ATGACCAACCTGCTCTGGCAAAAACCCGGCGTCGCCGTCGACGCCAAGATCCAGGCCTTCCTGGCCGGCGACGACGTGATCCTGGACCGCGAGTTCTTCCTGCACGACATCGCCGCCAGCGGCGCGCATGCCGAAGGCCTGCAGCGCATCGGCATCCTGTCGGCCGACGAACTGGCCGGGCTGCAGCGCGAGCTGGCGATCCTGGCCGAGGATTTCCGCAGCGGCGCGTTCGTGCTCGACGAGCGTTTCGAGGACGGCCATTCGGCCATCGAGGCGCGGCTGACCGAGCGCCTGGGCGATGCCGGCCGCAAGATCCACACCGGGCGCAGCCGCAACGACCAGATCCTGGTCGCCACCCGGCTGTGGCTGAAGGAACGGCTGGCGCAACTGGCGCAGCTGAGCCGCGAGATCGCCAAGGTCGCGCTGGACCGCGCGCAGGCCGAGCAGGCGCTGCCGCTGCCGGGCTACACCCATATCCAGCGTGCCGTGGTGTCCTCGGCCGGGATGTGGTGGGCGGGCTGGGCCGAAGCCTTCATCGACGATGCGATCCGCGCCAGCGACACGTTGCGCCTGATCGACGCCAATCCGCTCGGCACCGCCGCCGGCTACGGCGTCAACCTCAAGCTCGACCGCGAACACACCACCGCCGCGCTCGGCTTCGCGCGCATGCAGGTGAGCCCGATCTACGCGCAGCTGTCGCGCGGCAAGTTCGAGATGGCCGCGCTGGAAGCGCTGGGCAGCGCGACCCTGGACCTGCGCCGGCTGGCCTGGGACCTGTCGCTGTTCACCAGCGGCGAGTTCGGCTTCGTCGCGTTGCCGGCGCAGTACACCACCGGCAGCTCGATCATGCCCAACAAGCGCAACCCGGACGTGATCGAACTGATGCGCGCCACCCACGCCAGCGTGGCCGCCGCGCGCACCGAGATAGAGCAGTTGCTGTCGCTGCCGTCCGGCTACCACCGCGACCTGCAGAGCAGCAAGGGCGCGATCTTCCACGGCTTCGGCCGCGGCCTGGCCGCGCTGGAGCTGCTGCCGGCATTGCTGGCCAACCTGGAGTGGCGCGAAGACAGGCTGCGCGCGGCGATCGACTCGGGCATGTACGCCACCGACGTCGCGGTCGAAGCGGCGCTGGCCGGCGTGCCGTTCCGCGAGGCCTACCAGGCCGCCGCCGCCGCGTCGGACAGCGCAGGGCAGGGCCGCACGCCGGAAGGCAGCCTGGCCGCGCGGGTTTCGCCCGGCGCCGCCGCCGACCTGCGCCTGGTCGAACTGCAGGCGCGCTGGCAGGCGCTGGACGCTTGA
- a CDS encoding CocE/NonD family hydrolase, with the protein MRPIAARLLVTVIAAALAAAAQAQTAPMTPDITGKTFVAPTEGNDYVKREVMIPMRDGVKLHTVIVLPKGAQHAPMLLTRTPYDASGRASRMASPHMRDLLPQGDEVFVDGGYIRVFQDIRGKYGSQGDYVMTRPLRGPLNGSKVDHATDAWDTIDWLVKNVRESNGKVGMIGSSYEGFTVVMALTDPHPALKVAAPESPMIDGWMGDDWLNYGAFRQVNFDYFTGQLTQRGKGSGIPRQGHDDYSNFLRAGSAGDYAKAAGLEQLPWWRKLTEHPAYDAFWQGQALDKVMARTPLKVPTLWLQGLWDQEDMWGAIHSYQAMEPRDAGNDKNYLVMGPWRHSQVNYDGASLGALKFDGDTALQFRRDVLKPFFDQYLVDGAPKADTPPVFIYNTGENHWDRLQAWPRSCAQGCAARSKPLYLAAGGTLSFDAPAAGQGDYEEYVSDPAKPVPFVPRPVDFGDRDVWTTWLVHDQRFVDGRPDVLSFVSEPLDAPLSIAGVPEVNLQASTSGSDSDWVVKLIDVYPDEMASDPKMGGYELAVSMAIFRGRYRESFETPKPIAPNQPLAYNFGLPTANHTFQRGHRVMVQVQSSLFPLYDRNPQTYVPNIYFAKPGDYQKATQRIWHTPQQASYISLPVR; encoded by the coding sequence ATGCGACCCATCGCCGCCCGCTTGCTCGTCACCGTCATCGCCGCCGCACTGGCCGCCGCCGCCCAGGCGCAGACCGCGCCGATGACCCCCGACATCACCGGCAAGACCTTCGTCGCACCGACCGAGGGCAACGACTACGTCAAGCGCGAGGTGATGATCCCGATGCGCGACGGGGTCAAGCTGCACACGGTGATCGTGCTGCCCAAGGGCGCGCAGCATGCGCCGATGCTGTTGACGCGCACGCCCTACGACGCCAGCGGCCGCGCCAGCCGGATGGCCTCGCCGCACATGCGCGACCTGTTGCCGCAGGGCGACGAAGTGTTCGTCGACGGCGGCTACATCCGCGTGTTCCAGGACATCCGCGGCAAGTACGGTTCGCAGGGTGACTACGTGATGACCCGGCCGCTGCGCGGCCCGCTCAACGGCAGCAAGGTTGACCACGCCACCGACGCCTGGGACACCATCGACTGGCTGGTCAAGAACGTGCGCGAATCCAACGGCAAGGTCGGCATGATCGGCTCGTCCTACGAAGGCTTCACCGTGGTGATGGCGCTGACCGATCCGCATCCGGCGCTGAAGGTGGCCGCCCCGGAAAGCCCGATGATCGACGGCTGGATGGGCGACGACTGGCTCAACTACGGCGCCTTCCGCCAGGTCAACTTCGACTACTTCACCGGCCAGCTCACCCAGCGCGGCAAGGGCAGCGGCATTCCGCGCCAGGGCCACGACGACTACAGCAACTTCCTGCGCGCCGGCTCGGCCGGCGATTACGCCAAGGCCGCCGGCCTGGAACAGCTGCCGTGGTGGCGCAAGCTCACCGAACATCCGGCCTACGATGCGTTCTGGCAGGGCCAGGCGCTGGACAAGGTGATGGCGCGCACGCCGCTCAAGGTGCCGACGCTGTGGCTGCAGGGCCTGTGGGACCAGGAGGACATGTGGGGCGCGATCCACAGCTACCAGGCGATGGAGCCGCGCGACGCCGGCAACGACAAGAACTACCTGGTGATGGGGCCGTGGCGGCACAGCCAGGTCAACTACGACGGCGCGTCGCTGGGCGCGCTGAAGTTCGATGGCGACACCGCGCTGCAGTTCCGCCGCGACGTGCTCAAGCCATTCTTCGACCAGTACCTGGTCGACGGCGCGCCGAAGGCCGATACGCCGCCGGTGTTCATCTACAACACCGGCGAAAACCACTGGGATCGCCTGCAGGCCTGGCCGCGCAGCTGCGCGCAGGGCTGCGCGGCGCGCAGCAAGCCGCTGTACCTGGCCGCCGGCGGCACGCTGTCGTTCGACGCGCCGGCGGCCGGGCAGGGCGACTACGAAGAGTACGTGTCTGACCCGGCCAAGCCGGTGCCGTTCGTGCCGCGCCCGGTCGACTTCGGCGACCGCGACGTGTGGACCACCTGGCTGGTGCACGACCAGCGCTTCGTCGACGGCCGCCCGGACGTGCTGAGCTTCGTCAGCGAACCGCTGGACGCGCCGCTGAGCATCGCCGGCGTGCCCGAAGTGAACCTGCAGGCCTCCACCAGCGGCAGCGACAGCGACTGGGTGGTGAAGCTGATCGACGTGTATCCGGACGAGATGGCGTCCGATCCGAAGATGGGCGGCTACGAACTGGCGGTGTCGATGGCGATCTTCCGCGGCCGCTACCGCGAAAGTTTCGAAACGCCCAAGCCGATCGCGCCGAACCAGCCGCTGGCCTACAACTTCGGCCTGCCCACCGCCAACCACACCTTCCAGCGCGGCCACCGGGTGATGGTGCAGGTGCAGTCCAGCCTGTTCCCGCTGTACGACCGCAACCCGCAGACCTACGTGCCCAACATCTACTTCGCCAAGCCGGGCGACTACCAGAAGGCGACGCAGCGCATCTGGCACACGCCGCAGCAGGCCAGCTACATCAGCCTGCCGGTGCGTTGA
- a CDS encoding GGDEF domain-containing protein: MAFSDKACLAARQHKAFVAAMVDVPTLLGYTTVVLLCLSLLVLIARPQAGKRLWLAMPFFAGACGCAFLIQPQAFPGRLGLQLGAFCITLAYAFGWQAIRAFYDRPPKWGWLLLPALLWLGLAIVVFDRYGWAMANAGLRVGLVCLYSALPARELWRRRNGGLPSAKLLAIVFGVAAGLAALAVAFAHWLPQPLGAAPAQTWAVVFYNVRILLHVLLASALLVAMHKEREALRYYDDSVRDPMTGLYNRRFFEQRAEQWRDRGARRRSVLFFDIDHFKRINDRHGHRLGDAVIVLAAQIARRSLRKGDWIFRFGGEEFVCVLPDTDLAQANAMAERLRLAFMADAREVEGRRIDATISIGVATSVGGVPRIDALVAEADRMLYRAKAAGRNRVVSSINHDPLPTGS, encoded by the coding sequence ATGGCGTTTTCCGATAAGGCCTGTCTGGCAGCCCGCCAGCACAAGGCCTTCGTTGCCGCCATGGTCGATGTCCCCACGCTGCTCGGCTACACCACCGTGGTGCTGCTGTGCCTGTCGTTGCTGGTGCTGATCGCGCGCCCGCAGGCGGGCAAGCGCCTGTGGCTGGCGATGCCGTTCTTCGCCGGCGCCTGCGGCTGCGCCTTCCTGATCCAGCCGCAGGCGTTTCCCGGCAGGCTCGGCCTGCAACTGGGCGCGTTCTGCATCACCCTCGCCTACGCGTTCGGCTGGCAGGCGATCCGCGCGTTCTACGACCGTCCGCCGAAATGGGGCTGGCTGCTGCTGCCGGCGCTGCTGTGGCTGGGCCTGGCGATCGTCGTGTTCGACCGCTACGGCTGGGCCATGGCCAACGCGGGCTTGCGCGTCGGCTTGGTCTGCCTCTACAGCGCGCTGCCGGCGAGGGAACTGTGGCGCCGGCGCAACGGCGGCCTTCCATCGGCCAAGCTGCTCGCCATCGTGTTCGGGGTGGCCGCAGGGTTGGCGGCGCTGGCGGTGGCCTTCGCGCACTGGCTGCCGCAGCCGTTGGGCGCGGCGCCCGCGCAGACCTGGGCGGTGGTCTTCTACAACGTGAGAATCCTGCTGCACGTGCTGCTGGCGAGCGCGCTGCTGGTGGCCATGCACAAGGAGCGCGAGGCGCTGCGCTACTACGACGACTCGGTACGCGATCCGATGACCGGCCTGTACAACCGCCGCTTCTTCGAGCAGCGCGCGGAGCAATGGCGCGATCGCGGCGCGCGCCGCCGCTCGGTGCTGTTCTTCGACATCGACCACTTCAAGCGCATCAACGATCGCCATGGCCACCGGCTCGGCGACGCGGTCATCGTGCTGGCCGCGCAGATCGCGCGGCGCAGCCTGCGCAAGGGCGACTGGATCTTCCGCTTCGGCGGCGAAGAGTTCGTCTGCGTGCTGCCGGACACCGACCTGGCGCAGGCCAATGCGATGGCCGAACGGCTGCGCCTTGCGTTCATGGCCGATGCCCGGGAAGTGGAAGGACGCCGCATCGACGCGACCATCAGCATCGGCGTGGCGACCTCCGTCGGCGGCGTGCCGCGGATCGATGCGCTGGTGGCGGAAGCCGACCGCATGCTGTATCGGGCCAAGGCCGCCGGACGCAACCGCGTGGTCTCCAGCATCAACCACGATCCGCTGCCGACCGGATCCTAG